The genome window CGGATGTGAATATTGTTTCCTATCACAATTTAATAACCAAAGACAACATCAGAGAAATAGTAAGAAACTATGATATTGTGGTGGATGGTTCTGATAATTTTCCAACAAGATATTTGCTTAATGACGCATGCTTCTTTGAGCAAAAAACTCTGATTTCCGGCGCCATATTTCAGTTTGAGGGACAGATATCGGTATTCAAGCCACATAACGGCGGCGCTTGCTATAGATGTCTGTACCCAGAAATACCGCCCCAAGGTATGATGCCTAGCTGCCAGGAGGCCGGTATATTGGGCGCGGTAGCAGGAACAGTCGGAACCATGCAGGCAGTTGAGACTCTTAAAGAGATATTGAAAATCGGGGACTCTCTAGAGAATCGGTTATTAGTATTCAATGCTTTAAAGATGACATTTGACTCCGTAAAGGTAAATAAAGACCCTAAATGTAAGCTATGCGGTTATAAGCCGTCTATTCATGAGATAGTAGAATATCTTCAGCCAGAGTGTGATTTATCGGATCCTGTAGAGTCCTAAAATAATCAAAAATTTCTGATCCAATCAGACCGTAATTTGCTATAACTAGGGCTAACTTGACAATACCCCCTTGCTCCACCATACTAAACTACTCAAAACAGCTTTTTACACTTTAAATATTACTAATTTCGAGGAATTATATTAAATGGATTTAAGCCAAGTTTTTGAGAGCACACTTTTAATTGGTCCTGAAATCTCTCTTATTCTAGCAGGTTTAATTATCATAGTTCTGGATCCGATCTCACGGGGATCAGTCAAGAATAATCTAGTTGGAATAGCTCTTGTTGGTTTGATAGTTGGTTTTGTGCTTAATTTAGAGAGATTTGGAGCCTCCGAGACTGCCTTTTCTGGCGCTCTTTCGCTTGATCAATTCGCGGCATATTTCAATGTGATATTTTTAATCGGCGCATTTCTGGCAATTATTCTCTCAAGAGACTATCTCAAAAACGTAGGTAAATTTTCAAACGAGTTCTATGCACTGATACTCTTTTCTACCTCAGGTA of Thermodesulfobacteriota bacterium contains these proteins:
- the moeB gene encoding molybdopterin-synthase adenylyltransferase MoeB; protein product: MQLTEDQIYRYSRHILLPEVGGEGQKKLLEAKVFCVGVGGLGSPIALYLAAAGVGTLGIADSDQVDISNLQRQVLHYTEDIGKPKTHSAQEKLEKLNPDVNIVSYHNLITKDNIREIVRNYDIVVDGSDNFPTRYLLNDACFFEQKTLISGAIFQFEGQISVFKPHNGGACYRCLYPEIPPQGMMPSCQEAGILGAVAGTVGTMQAVETLKEILKIGDSLENRLLVFNALKMTFDSVKVNKDPKCKLCGYKPSIHEIVEYLQPECDLSDPVES